A genomic stretch from Patescibacteria group bacterium includes:
- a CDS encoding S1C family serine protease: MTFTHQSLAYRLFAFILFVGVSLLSGYVGGLFAIQPLSFEDIQPHSFIIEQPVSKKSDGTLESLYKRTNPIVVSIAVGQAKQRLTNSMIQSFGIILTSDGWIACPKVVNASNENLFAVRSDGSSAPIVRRITDVALGVDFLKMEGTGFGSTDFVSKEQSFEARQSYVVIPRKTIDRILTIRRSYPTSVKDSFIRNSDTLEKAYLTASNDYPNGSPVFTEDAQLLGLFVDSNILPSYYIHDSLERLLRTGTIKRMDLNISYIDLAATPALSQKPQMGALIVADKNGIQLLSKGPRTTLYSGDIITKVNGEEINENQSLSELIAQYTVKDAITLTYLTSDRKEHTVELDGRL; this comes from the coding sequence ATGACCTTTACTCATCAGTCCCTTGCGTATCGATTGTTTGCATTTATTCTATTTGTTGGCGTTTCGCTGCTTTCTGGTTATGTGGGGGGGTTATTTGCGATCCAACCTCTATCGTTTGAGGATATACAACCCCACTCGTTTATTATCGAACAACCTGTGTCAAAAAAAAGCGATGGAACGCTTGAATCTCTCTATAAGCGAACCAATCCGATTGTCGTGAGTATTGCTGTTGGGCAAGCAAAACAGCGATTAACAAACTCAATGATTCAGTCATTTGGTATCATTCTCACTAGCGATGGCTGGATTGCTTGCCCTAAAGTGGTAAATGCTTCAAATGAGAATCTCTTTGCTGTTCGATCCGACGGATCAAGCGCACCCATTGTGCGAAGAATCACCGATGTTGCACTTGGAGTTGATTTTCTTAAGATGGAGGGCACGGGCTTTGGTTCAACTGATTTTGTTTCAAAAGAGCAATCCTTCGAAGCCCGGCAAAGCTATGTTGTCATACCGCGTAAAACCATAGATCGTATTTTAACCATTCGCCGATCGTATCCTACTTCTGTCAAAGATAGTTTTATTCGAAATTCTGATACACTGGAAAAAGCATATCTTACCGCGTCGAATGATTATCCAAATGGTTCTCCTGTTTTTACCGAAGACGCTCAACTGCTAGGACTATTCGTTGATTCAAACATCCTTCCAAGTTATTATATTCACGACTCCTTGGAGCGTCTCTTGAGGACGGGCACTATTAAACGCATGGATTTGAATATTTCTTACATTGATCTTGCAGCAACACCAGCTCTATCTCAAAAACCACAAATGGGAGCATTGATTGTTGCAGATAAAAACGGCATTCAACTTCTATCAAAAGGACCGCGCACCACGCTGTATAGCGGTGATATCATTACAAAGGTTAATGGAGAAGAAATAAATGAAAACCAAAGCTTATCAGAACTTATCGCGCAATATACCGTCAAAGACGCTATTACTCTGACGTATCTTACTTCCGATAGAAAAGAACATACTGTTGAGCTAGATGGCAGGCTATAA
- a CDS encoding glycosyltransferase family 1 protein, giving the protein MRIGIDARLYKAGLGIGRYIEQLLLHLEQLQTDDEYVIFLRKEMMNVYMPTNTHFKKVCIDIPWYSLAEQCIAPIVFLTHNVDIMHFPHFNVPIFYPKKFVLTLHDLIMIKHAESSKSAASTRHPSIHALKYAAYLFVLRSACRRARAIIAVSDSVKNDIMRYLTIPQERLYVVHEGVQLNERGRELPLPPCVRKPYCINVGNAYPHKNIGYLLTVFEKLKIEGSPMQLVLCGQEDYFKNRVVEEIKKRGLEDSIVHLGYVSDDQLAILYRNAHAALFPSLEEGFGFGPLEAALLGTPVIVSHIPVFQEILGTACLYIDPLNPCDMIDALKKLDTDVHLRNNLITRGQGLLGRYSWKTNAFKTSQIYHTSL; this is encoded by the coding sequence ATGCGCATAGGAATTGACGCACGATTGTATAAGGCGGGACTCGGAATAGGGCGGTATATTGAGCAGCTTTTGCTTCATCTTGAGCAGCTACAGACCGATGATGAGTATGTAATTTTTTTGCGGAAGGAAATGATGAATGTATACATGCCAACCAATACGCATTTCAAAAAAGTTTGCATCGATATCCCGTGGTATTCTCTTGCGGAACAATGTATTGCACCTATTGTGTTTCTGACGCATAACGTTGATATTATGCATTTTCCGCATTTTAATGTACCCATATTCTATCCAAAAAAATTCGTTCTTACGCTGCATGATCTGATTATGATAAAACACGCTGAATCATCAAAAAGTGCTGCTTCAACAAGACATCCATCCATTCATGCATTAAAGTACGCAGCATATCTCTTTGTTCTCCGTAGTGCTTGTAGGCGTGCGCGAGCCATCATTGCAGTTTCAGATTCGGTAAAAAATGACATTATGCGCTATCTTACCATTCCTCAAGAGCGACTGTATGTTGTTCACGAAGGCGTACAACTTAATGAGCGCGGTAGGGAGCTACCACTGCCACCTTGTGTCCGAAAACCATACTGTATTAATGTGGGGAATGCCTATCCACACAAAAATATAGGATATCTTCTTACGGTTTTTGAGAAGCTAAAAATAGAAGGAAGCCCCATGCAGCTAGTCTTATGCGGGCAAGAGGATTATTTTAAAAATCGAGTCGTTGAAGAAATTAAAAAAAGGGGACTTGAGGATAGTATAGTGCATTTGGGGTATGTATCTGATGATCAGCTTGCAATACTGTACCGCAATGCACATGCGGCACTTTTTCCATCTCTCGAAGAGGGATTTGGATTCGGACCTCTGGAAGCAGCCCTATTGGGAACGCCTGTTATTGTATCCCACATACCGGTGTTTCAAGAAATTCTTGGAACAGCCTGTCTGTATATTGACCCGCTTAATCCATGTGATATGATTGACGCGTTAAAAAAACTTGATACTGACGTACATTTGAGAAATAATCTTATCACACGTGGACAGGGATTGTTGGGTCGGTATTCGTGGAAGACCAATGCTTTTAAGACTTCTCAAATCTACCATACCTCACTATGA
- a CDS encoding glycosyltransferase family 1 protein, which translates to MTIAIDGRSLQGARGGIDVYTYQLLSRLFTQYTQHSYILFFNASTSFAHPFSESANLQIVHTHIPSKLFNTSLMVAHYPKLDEYLEKNTGRRIDLFFMPNMNFAAFSSRARVIVTIHDLNYIHYRDRQSLKGRWWHSALDPERLIKLCKGIITVSEHTKQDIVSTYRISPKNVSVVHLGVEDQFQSHTSYCEALPIILAFCPQEGRKNIESLIEAFARARTLNEELQSAYLVLAGVSTLPKRIQVAIQKLRISQWVRCVPYMPRERRFALLCSARVCAYPSIYEGFGLPPLEAFLAGVPVIAGAHSSIPEISGSGAWLCDPCNIADLSEGLCTLYTNEAVRKHLMQQGKDRAARYRWDETARQTVRVFENICA; encoded by the coding sequence ATGACAATCGCTATTGACGGCAGATCGTTGCAGGGAGCAAGGGGAGGTATCGATGTCTATACCTACCAGCTTTTGAGCCGGTTGTTTACTCAGTACACACAGCATTCCTATATTTTATTTTTTAATGCCAGTACTTCGTTTGCACACCCGTTCAGTGAGAGCGCGAATCTTCAGATTGTTCATACGCATATACCTTCAAAACTATTTAATACTTCCCTTATGGTTGCACATTATCCTAAACTTGATGAGTATCTTGAAAAAAATACCGGCAGACGCATAGACCTTTTTTTTATGCCAAACATGAACTTTGCAGCATTTTCTTCACGCGCACGTGTTATTGTGACAATCCATGATTTGAACTACATCCATTATCGGGACAGACAGTCATTGAAAGGTAGGTGGTGGCACAGCGCTCTCGACCCTGAGAGGCTCATAAAGCTCTGTAAGGGAATTATTACTGTTTCTGAACACACCAAACAAGATATTGTCTCGACTTATCGCATTTCACCGAAGAACGTGAGCGTTGTTCATCTTGGCGTTGAAGATCAATTTCAATCCCATACTAGTTATTGTGAAGCACTTCCGATTATTCTTGCTTTTTGTCCGCAAGAAGGCAGAAAAAATATCGAATCATTGATCGAAGCATTTGCCCGTGCACGCACTCTCAATGAAGAACTACAAAGCGCCTATCTTGTACTTGCGGGTGTGTCCACTCTACCGAAACGGATACAAGTAGCTATACAGAAGCTCCGGATAAGCCAGTGGGTTCGCTGTGTCCCCTATATGCCTCGCGAACGTCGATTTGCTTTGCTCTGCTCAGCTCGCGTATGCGCATATCCAAGCATCTACGAAGGTTTCGGTCTGCCTCCGCTTGAAGCCTTTCTTGCAGGAGTACCTGTTATAGCGGGTGCGCATTCGAGTATACCGGAAATCAGCGGTTCAGGAGCGTGGTTGTGTGATCCCTGTAATATTGCAGATCTTTCGGAAGGACTCTGTACGCTTTACACTAATGAGGCTGTAAGGAAGCATCTTATGCAGCAGGGGAAGGATCGTGCGGCGCGGTATCGATGGGATGAGACGGCACGGCAAACAGTACGCGTATTTGAAAATATATGCGCATAG
- a CDS encoding adenylyltransferase/cytidyltransferase family protein, giving the protein MKRTHYNSQNATVMAFGTFDIIHPGHISYLQQAKRLGKKLVVVIARDKTVITLKGRKPIFNEQERLAIVGSLGCVDQAILGDKIHHCKIIDRVRPEIVCLGYDQDITNKKLSEQLERMHISVHAIVRARAFRGTRYKSSLIKKAFCAST; this is encoded by the coding sequence ATGAAGCGCACACACTACAACTCTCAGAATGCCACTGTTATGGCATTCGGCACCTTTGATATCATCCACCCCGGGCACATTTCGTATTTGCAACAGGCAAAACGTCTGGGAAAAAAACTTGTTGTTGTTATTGCGCGAGACAAAACAGTAATAACGCTAAAGGGTAGAAAACCTATTTTTAATGAACAAGAAAGACTTGCGATCGTTGGATCCTTGGGGTGTGTTGATCAGGCAATACTTGGTGATAAAATTCATCATTGCAAAATAATAGACCGAGTGCGTCCCGAGATTGTGTGTCTTGGATATGATCAGGATATTACCAACAAAAAACTTTCGGAGCAGCTCGAACGTATGCATATATCCGTGCATGCAATAGTTCGTGCTCGAGCATTCCGCGGTACGAGGTATAAATCATCGCTCATAAAGAAAGCATTTTGTGCCAGCACCTAG
- the lysS gene encoding lysine--tRNA ligase, which translates to MSDIDERSVRIAKAHTIRTLGLDPYPSTVQRTKTCHEARLFFDELSSSHESIHIVGRIRNLRRHGGSAFISVQDETDRLQAYVKKDDVGDKCYAIVKDLLDIGDHVQIEGTLFQTKTGEMTIHATALSIISKALLPLPEQWHGLSDIETRYRQRYLDLIANQDVKDIFQKRSCLMRTIRRYFEEHGFFEVETPILQPLAGGAAAKPFVTHHNALDMDMYLRVAPELYLKRLIIGGYERVYEFARCFRNEGIDHAHNPEFTQIEAYCAYVDYHFLMSFIEALLLSVVRAMHDSDSCIYKDVKLVFGQPFEKLSFRDALLDYAHIDIDRHTSLEDLRREASDRNIDCATYPTKASILDELFKSFVRSSIVQPTFIVDYPIELSPLAKKKADNPNLTERFQLIIAGMEVVNAFSELNDPLDQRERFEVQAMNREMGDEETHGTDYDFVNALEYGMPPTAGFGMGIDRLTALLTNSASLKEVILFPTLRPKAQ; encoded by the coding sequence ATGAGTGACATTGATGAGAGAAGCGTACGCATAGCAAAAGCCCATACAATTCGTACATTAGGTTTGGATCCCTACCCGTCAACGGTTCAAAGAACTAAAACATGCCACGAGGCACGTCTCTTTTTTGATGAGCTCTCCAGTTCACACGAGAGTATACATATTGTTGGAAGAATTCGCAATCTAAGGCGGCATGGTGGATCAGCATTTATATCTGTACAGGATGAAACCGATCGCCTACAGGCGTATGTAAAAAAAGATGATGTTGGGGATAAATGTTACGCAATTGTAAAAGATTTACTGGACATAGGAGATCATGTACAGATTGAAGGCACGCTCTTTCAGACAAAAACAGGAGAAATGACCATTCATGCAACGGCATTAAGCATTATTTCAAAGGCATTGCTTCCCTTGCCTGAGCAATGGCATGGTTTGAGCGATATTGAAACGCGGTATCGACAGAGGTACCTTGATCTTATAGCAAATCAGGACGTAAAGGATATTTTCCAAAAAAGAAGTTGCCTCATGCGAACGATTCGTCGGTATTTTGAAGAGCATGGTTTTTTCGAAGTAGAAACACCAATCTTGCAGCCACTTGCAGGGGGTGCAGCGGCAAAGCCGTTTGTTACCCATCATAATGCTCTGGATATGGATATGTATCTTCGGGTTGCGCCTGAGTTGTATCTCAAGCGCCTCATTATTGGAGGATACGAGCGTGTGTATGAATTTGCTCGCTGTTTTCGCAATGAAGGCATTGATCACGCTCATAATCCTGAATTTACCCAGATTGAAGCATATTGCGCGTATGTGGATTATCATTTTCTCATGTCTTTTATTGAAGCATTACTACTCTCTGTTGTTCGAGCTATGCATGATTCTGACTCCTGTATCTATAAAGATGTAAAGCTTGTGTTTGGACAGCCATTCGAAAAGCTTTCGTTTCGAGATGCGCTTTTGGATTATGCACATATCGATATTGATCGACATACTTCACTGGAAGATCTCAGACGTGAAGCGTCAGACCGAAACATCGACTGTGCAACATACCCTACAAAAGCAAGTATACTTGATGAACTTTTTAAATCCTTTGTGCGAAGCTCTATTGTTCAGCCGACATTTATCGTTGATTACCCCATAGAACTTTCTCCTCTAGCGAAGAAGAAAGCCGATAACCCAAATCTTACGGAGCGATTTCAGCTGATCATTGCCGGTATGGAAGTAGTCAATGCATTCAGTGAGTTAAATGATCCCCTTGATCAGCGAGAACGTTTTGAGGTGCAAGCAATGAATCGTGAGATGGGAGATGAAGAAACACATGGCACTGATTATGACTTTGTGAATGCGCTCGAATATGGTATGCCGCCCACTGCTGGCTTCGGCATGGGAATAGATCGTCTGACAGCTCTTCTTACAAATTCAGCAAGCCTGAAAGAAGTTATTCTTTTTCCTACTCTTCGACCAAAGGCACAATGA
- the greA gene encoding transcription elongation factor GreA: protein MPHFVTQEGLKKIKEEIEYLENVAMQQVIERIAAARELGDLKENSEYSSAKEEQGLLVARIGTLKALMKDIAVVEQSKDHSHVRIGSTVVVESSDKKRFEYMIVGTEETNPSLAKISYESPMGRAFLEKQKGDNVAVGTPRGMMEYRIIEIK, encoded by the coding sequence ATGCCACATTTTGTTACGCAGGAAGGTTTAAAAAAAATAAAGGAAGAAATTGAATATTTAGAGAACGTTGCAATGCAGCAGGTCATCGAGCGTATTGCTGCAGCTCGCGAACTCGGAGACTTAAAAGAAAATTCTGAATATTCTTCTGCAAAAGAAGAACAGGGGCTTTTGGTTGCTCGTATTGGAACACTTAAGGCTCTGATGAAAGATATTGCAGTTGTTGAGCAATCCAAGGATCATTCTCATGTACGTATCGGTTCTACGGTAGTAGTTGAATCAAGCGATAAAAAACGCTTTGAATATATGATTGTCGGTACAGAGGAAACAAATCCAAGCCTCGCAAAGATTTCCTATGAATCCCCAATGGGGAGGGCTTTTTTGGAAAAGCAAAAGGGAGATAACGTTGCTGTTGGTACTCCTCGGGGAATGATGGAATACCGCATTATTGAAATCAAATAG
- the mrdA gene encoding penicillin-binding protein 2 — protein sequence MKKSQLPFIPELDEGEEISVKYGNPYEWVESSFIEGQSHAAEFMGRTITDRRLNLLFACFVAVILLFAARSAYFQLFKGNDFALLAERNKTRVITTQAHRGILFDLKGRVLVRNIPDFAVALTPIDLDTQSDVRSALFATLSSTLGIPVQNIEQEIARHDRYQPFLIVDHISYETALKLEASLQGASGIELVVSERRLYEMTPEKSISHIIGYTGRISDDELQEVKDAYTLTDTIGKIGLELSYEDALRGIAGKREVEVDALGHEKGILSERPGKQGRNIVLTFDWEVQKKAEEILGAVLKKFNKKRGVLIATDPSGGQIRAYVSLPSYDSNMFANGIRSQEYQSLLDDKERPLLNRGTGGEYPSGSTIKMLVAAAALQEHIVTKATTVLSSGGIRYGAWFFPDWKAGGHGKTNVIKALAESVNTYFYSIGGGYQRQKGLGVDLLVDYFRRFGIGEQTHVDFQEERSGFLPTPEWKNDVRHEPWYIGDTYHISIGQGDVLVTPFQVNAYTAYFAQKGVSYHPHIVQSIAQKESSTEYDTVQPIIHKKDIVGSDVVATVREGLRAGVLAGSSRRLLSLPVDAAGKTGTAQWSSTKPPHAWFTGWAPYEKPELVLTVLIEEGEEGSRTAMSVASDLLNWYFREYKKLSNK from the coding sequence ATGAAAAAATCACAGCTGCCGTTTATTCCAGAGCTGGATGAGGGGGAGGAGATATCGGTAAAGTATGGCAATCCGTATGAGTGGGTTGAATCTTCTTTTATTGAAGGGCAATCACATGCGGCAGAGTTCATGGGGAGGACTATTACTGATCGCCGACTGAATTTGCTATTCGCATGTTTCGTTGCTGTTATTCTTTTGTTTGCTGCACGAAGCGCGTACTTTCAGCTTTTCAAAGGGAATGATTTTGCTCTTCTTGCTGAGCGCAACAAAACCCGAGTTATTACAACACAGGCGCATCGCGGCATATTGTTTGATTTGAAAGGAAGGGTACTTGTCCGAAATATACCCGATTTCGCTGTTGCCCTAACTCCTATTGATCTGGATACTCAGTCTGATGTCCGCTCAGCTCTTTTTGCAACACTTTCATCTACTCTAGGAATACCGGTGCAGAACATAGAGCAGGAAATAGCTCGGCATGACCGTTATCAGCCATTCCTTATTGTAGATCATATATCCTATGAAACAGCACTCAAGCTCGAAGCATCTCTTCAAGGGGCATCGGGTATTGAACTAGTTGTATCTGAACGCAGATTGTATGAAATGACGCCAGAAAAAAGCATTTCACATATTATAGGATATACGGGAAGAATTAGTGACGATGAACTTCAAGAAGTAAAAGATGCGTACACACTAACTGATACTATTGGCAAAATCGGATTAGAACTTTCCTATGAGGATGCGCTGAGAGGAATTGCGGGAAAGAGGGAGGTAGAGGTAGATGCGCTTGGACATGAAAAAGGAATACTTTCTGAGCGGCCAGGGAAGCAGGGAAGGAATATTGTACTTACATTTGATTGGGAGGTGCAAAAAAAGGCAGAAGAAATTCTTGGAGCCGTGCTTAAGAAGTTCAATAAGAAAAGGGGAGTTCTGATTGCAACCGATCCTTCCGGCGGCCAGATACGGGCATATGTCAGTCTGCCCTCCTATGATAGTAATATGTTCGCAAACGGCATCAGATCTCAGGAATACCAATCACTTCTTGATGACAAGGAGCGGCCGCTGCTGAACAGAGGAACAGGAGGCGAATATCCATCCGGTTCAACGATTAAAATGCTTGTAGCAGCCGCTGCGCTTCAGGAACATATTGTCACAAAAGCTACCACTGTGCTGAGTAGCGGCGGCATTCGGTATGGAGCATGGTTCTTTCCGGACTGGAAGGCGGGAGGGCATGGAAAAACGAATGTTATTAAGGCGTTAGCAGAATCGGTTAACACCTATTTTTATAGCATTGGAGGTGGGTATCAGCGGCAAAAGGGCCTTGGTGTGGATTTGCTTGTGGACTATTTCAGGCGATTCGGCATAGGAGAACAAACGCATGTTGATTTTCAAGAAGAGCGAAGCGGTTTTTTGCCCACGCCAGAATGGAAAAATGACGTACGGCATGAGCCGTGGTATATCGGTGATACCTACCATATCTCAATAGGGCAGGGAGATGTGCTTGTTACGCCCTTTCAAGTGAATGCATATACTGCGTACTTTGCACAAAAAGGCGTTAGTTATCATCCGCACATCGTTCAATCTATTGCACAAAAAGAATCGAGCACTGAATATGATACTGTTCAACCGATAATACATAAAAAAGATATTGTTGGGAGTGATGTTGTGGCAACGGTACGCGAAGGATTGCGTGCGGGCGTGCTTGCTGGAAGCTCACGCAGACTCCTATCATTGCCGGTTGATGCAGCAGGAAAAACAGGAACGGCACAGTGGTCATCTACAAAACCTCCTCACGCGTGGTTTACCGGTTGGGCACCCTACGAGAAACCAGAACTTGTACTGACAGTTCTTATTGAAGAAGGAGAGGAGGGGAGTAGGACGGCAATGAGTGTTGCAAGTGATTTGTTGAATTGGTATTTTAGGGAATATAAAAAATTAAGTAATAAATAA
- a CDS encoding YbaB/EbfC family nucleoid-associated protein: MSILDKMKDMYEMRKQATQLQALLAKEKVTGASNNNSFKVTLDGNQNVLSVEIDQSIVGDKMQLEKSGREAFSKGLDALKKMMVSKFSSYLR, encoded by the coding sequence ATGTCAATCCTCGATAAAATGAAAGACATGTACGAGATGCGTAAACAGGCTACCCAGCTCCAAGCACTATTGGCAAAGGAGAAGGTGACAGGCGCATCCAATAATAACTCATTCAAAGTAACGCTCGACGGTAATCAAAATGTACTCAGCGTAGAAATTGACCAGTCAATTGTTGGTGATAAGATGCAACTTGAAAAAAGTGGGCGCGAGGCGTTTTCTAAGGGTCTTGATGCGCTCAAGAAAATGATGGTTTCAAAGTTCTCAAGCTACCTTCGTTAA
- the nth gene encoding endonuclease III, translating to MLPSVHDKQQAQEIFRKLKKLFPHAGMILKYSNNWELLVAVMLSAQCTDKKVNEVTAKLFKKYKTLGDYLGAKPKEFEKDIFSTGFYRNKTKNILAAANMLKTKFHGRLPRTMREILTIPGVARKTANVVLGNAYAVVEGIAVDTHVKRLANRLGLSKHQDPNKIEQDLMALFSRKQWFKLTYLLIEYGRAYCTAKKHNHIKCPLIQFDR from the coding sequence ATGCTTCCATCTGTCCATGACAAACAGCAGGCGCAAGAAATCTTTCGTAAGCTTAAAAAACTCTTTCCTCATGCTGGGATGATACTGAAGTACTCCAATAACTGGGAGCTTTTGGTTGCTGTTATGCTATCTGCACAATGTACTGACAAAAAGGTAAATGAGGTGACGGCTAAGCTCTTTAAGAAATACAAAACACTTGGTGATTATCTAGGTGCAAAGCCAAAGGAGTTTGAAAAGGATATTTTCTCAACAGGATTTTATCGTAACAAGACAAAAAATATTCTTGCAGCAGCAAACATGCTAAAGACGAAGTTTCATGGCAGACTTCCACGAACGATGAGAGAAATACTTACTATCCCCGGAGTTGCTCGCAAGACGGCAAACGTGGTGCTGGGTAATGCCTATGCCGTTGTGGAGGGTATTGCAGTGGATACGCATGTTAAGCGCCTTGCGAATCGCCTGGGCTTGTCAAAACATCAGGATCCTAATAAGATAGAGCAGGACTTGATGGCGTTATTTTCTCGCAAGCAATGGTTTAAGCTGACGTATCTCCTTATTGAATACGGCCGAGCATACTGTACTGCTAAAAAACATAACCATATAAAATGTCCCCTCATTCAATTTGATAGATAA
- a CDS encoding GNAT family N-acetyltransferase, with translation MAQSSGHDTHESPEARNERFTRGEITESEIQAYHKSPEETLFKTEKPFPLSVIALTRKNVDGVLQAVRNSWEYESDFNAMQSTFKAVFEQEQLGVPGLLNPEYYLALNEKGEVIAVTGIYTIDIQGGRGFATRDKLDDSHYLNARIGWTSVRKDMQGKKLAGFLIDWVEAMARSRGATHVLAEVDDLPSNEKMRQRYERHGYASGFHIDDYFGPGRHLRTYAFDTSDYSGSELQLPLEEVQENNKQDILTCAKENYSLERFDEFETCLDLFLAQNKGEGVFQPHSIHLQDADGKTAGYVLATGSIIYPNILEVHWYGIRDGEHNDTDKLLKAVARLARDLKKEIVLFYSDGQDEHLHVKGLDCQQGIPRVWRDHTQQLLYSKKLVTH, from the coding sequence ATGGCGCAATCAAGCGGACATGACACCCATGAATCTCCCGAAGCACGCAATGAGCGGTTTACGAGGGGGGAAATAACTGAAAGCGAAATTCAGGCATACCACAAGAGTCCAGAAGAGACATTATTTAAAACCGAAAAACCTTTTCCATTATCTGTAATAGCACTTACACGAAAGAATGTTGACGGTGTTTTGCAGGCAGTTAGGAATTCCTGGGAATATGAATCGGATTTTAATGCAATGCAAAGTACATTTAAAGCTGTTTTTGAGCAGGAACAGTTAGGCGTTCCGGGACTTCTTAATCCTGAATACTATCTTGCTCTCAATGAGAAGGGTGAAGTGATTGCCGTTACTGGCATTTACACTATTGATATTCAGGGAGGGAGGGGTTTTGCAACTCGTGACAAGCTCGATGATTCACACTATCTCAATGCCCGCATTGGCTGGACGTCGGTTCGGAAAGATATGCAAGGGAAAAAACTTGCCGGTTTTCTTATTGATTGGGTAGAAGCGATGGCGCGTTCACGAGGAGCAACTCATGTATTGGCAGAAGTTGATGACTTACCATCAAACGAAAAAATGCGACAGCGCTATGAGCGGCACGGATATGCATCCGGATTTCACATTGATGATTATTTTGGACCCGGTAGGCATCTTAGAACATATGCATTCGATACATCAGATTATAGTGGAAGTGAATTGCAGCTTCCTCTTGAGGAGGTTCAAGAAAACAATAAGCAGGACATACTAACATGCGCAAAGGAGAATTACTCACTCGAGAGATTTGATGAGTTTGAAACGTGCTTAGATCTTTTTTTAGCTCAGAACAAAGGCGAAGGTGTTTTTCAACCCCATAGTATTCACCTTCAGGATGCTGACGGAAAAACTGCGGGATATGTCCTAGCAACAGGAAGTATTATTTATCCAAATATTTTAGAAGTGCACTGGTATGGAATACGAGACGGAGAACATAATGACACCGACAAACTTCTTAAAGCTGTAGCTCGGCTTGCCCGTGATCTAAAGAAGGAAATTGTACTCTTTTATTCTGACGGACAGGATGAACACCTTCATGTAAAAGGACTCGATTGCCAGCAGGGTATTCCAAGGGTTTGGCGGGATCATACGCAGCAATTACTATACTCAAAAAAATTAGTTACTCATTAA
- a CDS encoding DUF5671 domain-containing protein, with protein sequence MSNENNIQRATPKDFFLNLLAIVTLYMSAASFLTIVFQIINISLPEIFEKSTMMYSGNTQALRFALASIIIVFPVYLAAMAYLFRINTKTPQKWRLGIRKWLIWFTLFAASLIIIGDLVALVNDLLSGETTLRFVLKALSILFVMASIFVYYLWDLRVHSDS encoded by the coding sequence ATGAGTAATGAAAACAATATCCAGCGAGCAACACCAAAAGATTTTTTCCTAAATCTCTTGGCAATCGTTACGCTTTACATGAGTGCGGCAAGTTTTCTAACTATTGTTTTCCAGATCATTAATATTTCATTGCCTGAAATTTTTGAAAAGTCAACCATGATGTATTCCGGAAACACACAAGCATTGCGCTTTGCCCTTGCCTCGATTATTATTGTTTTCCCTGTATATTTAGCTGCAATGGCATATCTATTTCGTATTAATACCAAAACTCCGCAAAAGTGGCGTCTTGGCATCCGTAAATGGCTTATCTGGTTCACATTGTTTGCCGCAAGCCTTATTATCATTGGAGATTTGGTTGCATTGGTGAACGATCTTTTGAGCGGTGAGACAACATTGCGATTTGTGTTAAAAGCATTATCTATCTTATTTGTGATGGCCAGTATCTTTGTATACTATCTCTGGGATTTAAGAGTGCATAGCGACTCATAG